From the genome of Acropora palmata chromosome 4, jaAcrPala1.3, whole genome shotgun sequence, one region includes:
- the LOC141879961 gene encoding C2 domain-containing protein 3-like isoform X3 translates to MVNYKKKPAKKAKRTSSSKKKERRLTGHISGYSQSTMVSNQEGQFPVVSSLPPAVDGHLRCFLRVSVPTIQWEINKYPTDVHVQLKWWGEEHGTGILFRPVDRKAPEQRGEAERLTSVRYAVCSGPRQFSAYLKDMGPLIFDVVHGPSLILMGQVRLLHVTQLSTSAPIEGFFDVMSTSSPQKKIALLKIALRFESISAAYNQISSSIPTIDMEMDQQQQRHASDENDAPPIDRPSIQSPTTVVPHPQQITRQESDPFVSPAVQSKGVRFAIDSPERQGFASDHSLISEPTKDKPGMDVRKRDDKGVTSPRPLLSPSGDSKVSSDLIGALLQRGEKLRDAMVLSADEDNDPDDSTEIASVMERNTHPGKLFEAILTSSDVDSKADVPDLAENSLIESVFLHNKKALDLVLGEEHVHYLEESSFSSPDGSVASEPGDPLYNESLLKDLFYKTTTEQASTDSDHTESTDDESGDQTVLNTDRVKVTNHEGEKHSSPEVNPNIDGVTRIKKSLSKETSIDDNTHNTKGGQHSLSITPEDSSLTSVSKNKASDPNPDEFIENLGPDKLTCLGRIDAARVLVDSLGIHRDSLKTGTYFVEYSFPTSTQAPSQEEDIAMASELTRIGSKRVQDGVVVFNHRSVFPVVFNAPVLDFWWRRPLTFRIYLRESGQRTPTVVGVAAFPLKRVLQSDSLSSSASLQVKLAEHSKHSESSSSSLLHHTSGPSVDCQFTGSVCGPLLVKVELMSDGKQLRVKPNIYSKPPLPTLATSSVRSEHVPVAKPVQLVGQAYSVASHTKGNVVKPFDKAIPQAPVTELDEPERDPITLYTLLWIPEGSKLVLHEHHNDNHVSKGLVPKSNLYLVCRMFWCDEVSKSRVCWGDNNPSFGFKQVAPVMLNSSLLQRLRNNFMVVEVWNRIGPHDHADQLLGIVKLSLHQLYLSYRDSKITRTLLKSKYPVLAVDEWSDVVNPFTCTQHGQLKVLFAMGSEEQIAAILTIKCGGSVPVGLMSHPDHRLDIARIDKGGIDDVHSMKSEELVEHQFEIIVEDIRGLSVFGNTVWGETDCFVQYHFPFQRLQQLTQVAGQDEIPKLQPHRTPTTLCVPDPSFHDVARHGLKLPQGIPVQKHLLAAFTGSWVSAPSIPGSGGVPFELWRRYYYPNIRDQMVAKATLPLAKLCAIVTMQRQGEATSQTFSLPLTVLAGDEITSTRQYERVCDSGLLDVSVKYQQVRSDQLKQEYAGRKGENNFVCLSLNVLQACGLKAAAQIHAKTLPNLSFPAEVGVNAYVVIHFPVGKHGKYVTKTVARTFTPEFSYKADLLVPILVPTGATGSGNISLAEQLEDSEMLLEVWHQLSRGISKGRRMTTQGWEAQAPNDRDVLLGVTTVPLVTLLTRQTGIKGWYPISLPDDSDVHDATPPGNAKKVIGGLELNLHFSEVEDRNHVIHISRGAGWSPLAGVECDDNDSFSEEEITKAINWEMSLKISKAWIPVSEVHSFYSGVTKVERGVKAYARYKLFNKAPICSRMSHVLEPSDGQMICELKHSKNTTLLPSSSLYWHMREENLEIQLWLSHKRHDAENTSKKRDRLVGSAFVDLSSLVASHHQRLKQISGLYPLFRPGVNDLFGACIHVQVSVKICHLEGKCDRELNLEKHASSDEDADISSILEDSEADGNTTISNDYHMTAKPTQNGTQKQQPQETPEDSFTAHILIEQALHLPTVPGHDGQRTMPNVYVSYQTLASVPPSCTSVVMSSTSPYWEHQKLEKISYSALQAKGLEFKLWHTQHDKGALTESQEPGKRRTGSKCEERIIGFVSFDLLPLLAGMRQLIGWYNVVDFNGDCKGQIKLGVSPVTPLSPSRCSPASRTGYHPFQKQEVQGTSCVISSVIIPDEAHNMVHQNHLTERFSSDGVPLIHLQSNQKDNQRDLVFGSQMSFHSEIKDAQTNPVTDELPICSTSVLFSQLRYAKVQSSSHVEAEHERTGYPST, encoded by the exons ATGGTGAATTATAAGAAAAAGCCTGCAAAGAAGGCGAAAAGGACCTCGAGcagcaaaaagaaagagagacgTTTGACGGGTCACA TCTCTGGTTATAGTCAAAGTACTATGGTTTCTAATCAAGAGGGACAGTTCCCTGTGGTAAGCAGCCTTCCCCCTGCTGTAGATGGTCATCTGAGATGTTTTTTGCGAGTATCTGTGCCAACAATCCAGTGGGAAATCAATAAATACCCAACTGATGTCCACGTTCAGCTCAAATGGTGGGGAGAGGAACATGGGACTGGTATACTATTTAG GCCTGTAGATCGCAAGGCACCTGAACAAAGAGGAGAGGCTGAGAGGCTAACAAGTGTGCGATATGCTGTGTGCAGTGGTCCAAGGCAGTTCAGTGCCTATTTAAAAG ATATGGGTCCACTGATTTTTGACGTTGTTCATGGTCCCTCGCTGATATTAATGGGGCAAGTGAGACTACTTCATGTTACACAGTTATCCACTTCTGCTCCTATTGAGGG CTTCTTTGATGTCATGTCTACTAGTTcaccacaaaagaaaatagctTTGCTGAAGATAGCTTTGAGATTTGAGTCTATATCAG CTGCATACAATCAGATATCATCCTCTATTCCAACAATAGACATGGAAATGGACCAGCAGCAACAGAGGCATGCATCTGACGAAAATGATGCACCACCTATCGATCGTCCTTCAATCCAAAGCCCTACCACAGTTGTTCCCCATCCTCAACAGATCACCCGACAGGAAAGTGATCCCTTTGTATCACCTGCTGTCCAGTCTAAG GGTGTTAGGTTTGCTATAGACTCTCCTGAAAGACAAGGATTTGCATCAGACCATTCACTGATATCAGAACCTACAAAAGATAAACCTGGGATGGATGTGAGGAAGAGAG ATGACAAGGGAGTCACATCACCGAGACCCCTATTGTCACCTAGTGGAGATAGCAAGGTCTCCTCTGATCTGATTGGTGCATTGCTCCAGCGAGGTGAAAAGCTTAGGGATGCAATGGTGTTGTCAGCTGACGAGGATAATGATCCAGATGACTCCACAGAAATCGCTTCAGTTATGGAAAG AAATACACACCCAGGGAAGCTGTTTGAGGCGATTCTTACTTCATCTGATGTTGATAGCAAAGCTGATGTGCCTGATTTGGCTGAAAATTCTTTGATTGAATCAGTTTTtttacacaacaagaaagcTTTGGATTTGGTGTTGGGAGAAGAACACGTTCATTATCTTGAGGAATCCTCCTTTTCTTCCCCTGATGGTAGTGTAGCTAGTGAGCCAGGGGACCCACTCTACAATGAGTCACTCTTGAAAGATCTGTTTTATAAAACAACT ACAGAGCAAGCAAGTACAGATTCAGATCACACAGAAAGCACAGACGATGAAAGTGGTGATCAAACAGTGTTGAATACTGACAGAGTGAAG GTAACCAATCACGAAGGAGAGAAGCATTCTTCTCCTGAAGTTAATCCCAACATAGATGGTGTTACAAGAATAAAAAAGTCACTCTCTAAAGAAACCAGTATTGATGACAATACTCATAACACAAAAG GTGGACAACACAGCTTAAGTATCACCCCAGAAGATTCTTCATTAACGTCTGTGAGCAAGAACAAAGCATCAGATCCAAATCCTGATGAATTTATTGAGAACCTTGGCCCTGACAAACTGACCTGTTTGGGAAGAATAGATGCTGCACGTGTTCTTGTGGATAGTCTTGGAATCCACAGAGACTCCCTGAAGACAGG AACATACTTCGTTGAGTACAGCTTCCCTACTTCAACACAAGCACCCAGTCAAGAGGAGGATATTGCTATGGCATCAGAATTAACAAGAATAGGCTCCAAAAGAGTGCAAGATGGAG TGGTGGTATTCAACCATCGTTCAGTGTTCCCTGTGGTGTTCAACGCTCCAGTTCTAGACTTCTGGTGGAGAAGGCCTTTAACATTCAGAATTTACCTTAGAGAATCAGGACAAAGAACA CCTACTGTTGTGGGAGTAGCAGCATTTCCATTGAAGCGAGTTCTTCAGTCAGACTCCCTGAGCTCCTCAGCGTCTCTGCAGGTCAAACTTGCAGAGCATTCCAAGCACAGTGAATCAAGCAGCTCATCATTACTGCATCACACATCTGGACCTTCAGTGGATTGTCAGTTCACTGGTAGTGTTTGTGGCCCATTACTG GTGAAAGTAGAGCTCATGTCAGACGGAAAGCAGCTTCGTGTCAAACCAAATATTTATAGTAAGCCTCCATTACCAACTTTGGCAACATCCAGTGTCAGAAGTGAGCATGTACCAGTGGCAAAACCTGTTCAGTTAGTGGGGCAAGCTTATAGTGTGGCATCACATACCAAAGGCAATGTTGTCAAACCATTTGACAAAGCAATACCTCAAGCACCAGTGACTGAGTTGGATGAACCTGAAAGAGACCCAATAACTCTGTACACACTGTTATGGATACCAGAGGGAAGCAAACTGGTCCTGCATGAACACCACAATGACAATCATGTTTCTAAAGGTCTTGTTCCTAAAAGCAATCTTTACTTGGTTTGCCGTATGTTCTGGTGCGATGAAGTGTCAAAGTCAAGAGTATGTTGGGGTGATAATAATCCCTCATTTGGTTTCAAACAG GTTGCTCCAGTGATGCTTAATTCATCCCTCCTTCAGAGACTACGCAATAATTTCATGGTTGTTGAGGTGTGGAACAGGATTGGTCCACATGACCATGCAGACCAG TTGTTGGGAATTGTTAAGTTATCCCTCCATCAGCTATACTTATCATACAGAGACTCCAAGATTACAAGGACTCTGCTCAAGTCAAAG TATCCTGTTCTTGCTGTTGATGAGTGGAGTGATGTCGTTAATCCATTTACTTGCACCCAACATGGACAATTAAAGGTCCTTTTTGCAATGGGATCAGAGGAACAG ATTGCAGCCATCTTGACAATAAAATGTGGAGGAAGTGTTCCCGTTGGATTAATGTCACACCCAGATCATCGTCTTGATATTGCAAG AATTGACAAAGGTGGCATTGATGATGTACATTCAATGAAAAGTGAAGAACTTG ttgaacACCAGTTTGAGATAATAGTTGAGGACATAAGAGGCCTGTCAGTGTTTGGCAACACAGTGTGGGGTGAAACTGATTGTTTTGTACAGTACCACTTTCCATTCCAAAGACTCCAGCAATTGACGCAGGTCGCAGGTCAAG ATGAAATTCCAAAGCTTCAGCCTCACCGTACTCCGACTACTTTGTGTGTCCCTGATCCATCTTTTCATGATGTGGCAAGACATGGGTTAAAACTTCCTCAGGGAATTCCAGTCCAAAAACATCTATTAGCAGCCTTCACGGGTTCATGGGTGTCTGCCCCATCAATTCCAGGCTCAGGTGGAGTTCCCTTTGAACTCTGGAGACGATATTACTACCCAAATATCAGAGATCAGATGGTAGCTAAG GCCACTCTTCCTCTAGCAAAACTTTGTGCAATCGTCACAATGCAAAGACAAGGAGAAGCCACCAGTCAGACCTTTTCCTTACCACTTACAGTCCTTGCAGGTGATGAAATTACTAGCACCCGACAGTATGAGAGGGTGTGTGACTCTGGATTGCTTGATGTTTCTGTAAAGTATCAGCAAGTAAGATCAGATCAACTGAAACAAGAGTATGCAGGGAGGAAAGGAGAAAATAACTTTGTGTGTTTGTCACTGAATGTTCTTCAAGCGTGTGGACTCAAG GCTGCAGCACAGATTCATGCTAAAACTTTGCCAAATTTGTCATTCCCTGCTGAGGTTGGTGTCAATGCTTATGTTGTCATCCACTTCCCAGTGGGCAAACATGGCAAGTACGTGACAAAGACTGTAGCACGCACATTCACCCCAGAGTTCTCTTATAAAGCTGATTTATTGGTACCCATACTGGTCCCCACTGGTGCCACAGGAAGTGGAAACATTAGTTTAGCTGAGCAATTAGAAGATTCTGAAATGTTACTTGAAGTTTG GCATCAACTGTCACGAGGGATAAGTAAAGGCAGACGGATGACTACGCAAGGCTGGGAGGCCCAGGCTCCCAATGACAGAGATGTCCTTCTTGGTGTAACCACAGTCCCTCTGGTAACACTTCTTACTCGTCAAACAG GAATCAAAGGGTGGTATCCTATAAGCTTGCCTGATGACAGTGATGTGCATGATGCTACCCCTCCTGGCAATGCTAAGAAGGTTATTGGAGGATTAGAATTAAACCTTCATTTCTCTGAGGTGGAGGACAGGAATCATGTCATTCACATATCAAGAGGAGCTGGCTGGTCACCTTTAGCCGGAGTAGAATGTGATGATAATGACTCTTTTAGTGAAGAGGAAATTACCAAAGCAATCAACTGGGAAATGAGCTTGAAAATTAGCAAGGCTTGGATTCCTGTGTCAGAAGTACATTCTTTTTATTCTGGAGTAACAAAAGTAGAAAGAGGTGTCAAGGCATATGCACGATACAAGCTCTTCAATAAAG cTCCAATATGCTCCAGGATGTCTCATGTTTTAGAACCTAGCGATGGTCAAATGATTTGTGAACTGAAACATTCCAAGAACACCACATTACTTCCTTCATCTTCACTATATTGGCACATGAGAGAAGAGAATTTGGAGATTCAGTTATGGCTCAGTCATAAGAGACATGATGCAGAAAATACATCAAAGAAAAGAGACAGACTAGTGGGCTCAGCATTTGTAGATCTTTCATCATTGGTAGCCAGCCATCACCAGAGGCTCAAGCAAATCAG TGGCCTGTATCCATTGTTTAGACCTGGAGTGAATGATTTGTTTGGAGCATGTATACATGTGCAAGTATCTGTCAAGATCTGCCACCTTGAGGGGAAATGTGACCGAGAG TTAAACCTTGAGAAGCATGCAAGCTCTGACGAAGATGCTGATATTAGTTCCATACTGGAAGATTCTGAGGCAGATGGGAATACCACTATTTCCAATGACTATCACATGACTGCTAAACCCACACAAAATGGAACACAAAAACAGCAACCTCAAGAAACTCCAGAAGATTCATTCACAGCTCATATTCTTATTGAACAAGCTCTTCATCTTCCCACTGTTCCAGGACATGATGGTCAAAG AACAATGCCAAATGTGTACGTGTCCTATCAGACACTTGCCTCTGTTCCACCATCATGTACTTCTGTGGTTATGTCTTCAACAAGCCCCTATTGGGAACATCAAAAACTAGAAAAGATAAGTTATTCTGCTCTTCAAGCAAAG GGTCTTGAATTCAAGCTATGGCATACCCAACATGATAAAG GTGCACTCACTGAATCACAAGAGCCTGGCAAAAGAAGGACAGGTAGCAAGTGTGAAGAGAGGATTATTGGGTTTGTATCATTTGACCTGTTACCATTGTTGGCTGGTATGCGGCAACTAATTGGATGGTACAATGTTGTGGATTTCAATGGTGACTGCAAAGGACAAATTAAG CTTGGTGTTTCACCGGTTACTCCATTGTCACCATCACGATGTTCACCTGCTTCAAGAACAGGATACCAcccttttcaaaaacaagaagTTCAA gGCACTTCCTGTGTCATATCCTCAGTTATCATTCCTGATGAGGCACATAACATGGTCCACCAAAATCATCTAACGGAAAGATTTTCCTCTGATGGTGTGCCTTTGATTCACCTGCAATCAAACCAGAAAGATAACCAAAGAGATCTTGTTTTTGGGTCtcaaatgtcttttcattctGAAATAAAGGATGCACAAACAAATCCAGTTACTGATGAATTGCCCATTTGTTCCACATCTGTTCTCTTTTCTCAGCTTAGGTATGCAAAGGTACAAAGTAGCTCACATGTTGAG GCAGAACATGAGAGAACTGGATACCCTTCAACATGA